The proteins below are encoded in one region of Flammeovirga kamogawensis:
- a CDS encoding FixH family protein — MKNLSYIALFLFSFIIIGCNNDDNETVTPNNPSYDFEITKVKDETSGLTLKLMASKENLSEGVNNVAFEIEGTSTLTTGGTWQIVPKMTMMMNEMTHKHSTPIRGFEEATESFSGKGQILFVMPTIEMGAWDIEVQYILEETALATWTMPLTVEPVPFLAEDPAYKTVINLPLADSDNKIIMGYNFIDNGNNPAMGSNNYEILAFKRIPSMGHGHLETYVPYTDLTFGVTPHMPSMDHGSPNNVDPVASTDGVYTGVVNFSMLGDWQLKLNVVDNNTVILDEEGVSFYLEF, encoded by the coding sequence ATGAAAAATCTATCATATATCGCTTTATTTTTATTCTCTTTTATCATTATAGGTTGTAACAATGATGACAATGAAACAGTTACACCCAACAATCCATCTTATGATTTTGAAATCACAAAAGTGAAAGACGAAACAAGTGGGTTAACGTTAAAATTGATGGCATCTAAAGAAAATCTATCTGAAGGAGTAAATAATGTTGCCTTTGAAATAGAGGGAACATCAACACTTACAACTGGTGGAACTTGGCAAATTGTTCCAAAAATGACTATGATGATGAATGAAATGACACACAAACACTCAACGCCAATAAGAGGGTTTGAAGAGGCAACAGAGTCATTTTCTGGCAAAGGACAAATATTATTTGTAATGCCAACAATAGAAATGGGAGCTTGGGATATAGAGGTTCAATACATTTTAGAAGAAACTGCTTTAGCTACTTGGACAATGCCATTAACTGTTGAACCTGTTCCGTTTTTAGCAGAAGATCCTGCATATAAAACAGTCATCAATTTGCCATTGGCAGACTCAGATAATAAAATTATTATGGGTTATAATTTTATAGACAATGGAAATAACCCAGCAATGGGGTCTAATAATTACGAAATTTTAGCCTTTAAAAGAATCCCAAGTATGGGGCACGGTCATTTAGAAACGTATGTTCCTTACACAGATTTAACTTTTGGAGTTACTCCTCATATGCCTTCAATGGATCATGGCTCTCCAAATAATGTAGACCCTGTTGCAAGTACAGATGGAGTTTATACGGGTGTTGTTAATTTTTCGATGTTGGGAGATTGGCAACTAAAGTTAAATGTTGTAGATAACAATACTGTAATTTTAGATGAAGAAGGTGTTTCATTTTATCTTGAATTCTAA
- a CDS encoding porin yields the protein MNFKYNFLLCLFLIGLTTSSLFAQNKKRGWEFFKENLEIPINGRMDYRFLNYNENFDGFAKDSRFQFSTFLVKVNGKLTDRMSFNYRQVFNNNTIGTANISDNIQVASLSLNSKNQKWTFTGGKFFLNLGSVEQEYDPSDVYRYSVINNNLACWKTGIGFLYSSESGQDIGMQMVNGALDSIGNQVALQYNLYWNGTLLKDKIDIYANVTTLTHYKEYDSQAFSSAIGLQWFFTDLVLDTDVIVARNMPNLYKNAGYLSAPIKIQYMGNKFRPYIKLIYDAVKFDNENDRPTVVDPEDGSLVTINNTEMLTGEIALEYYPWDHHNIRFHLVASYANSANYNFTDELNPEYDPNSRHHYVSQYQILLGCRFGFNMLDPLNK from the coding sequence ATGAACTTTAAATACAATTTTCTTCTTTGTCTATTTTTAATTGGACTTACAACCTCTTCGCTCTTTGCACAAAATAAAAAAAGAGGTTGGGAATTTTTTAAGGAAAACCTTGAGATTCCTATAAATGGTAGAATGGATTATAGATTTTTAAATTATAATGAAAACTTTGACGGTTTTGCTAAAGATTCTCGGTTCCAATTCTCTACCTTTTTAGTTAAAGTAAATGGAAAACTAACAGATAGAATGAGTTTTAATTACAGACAAGTATTTAATAACAATACTATTGGAACAGCAAATATTAGTGATAATATTCAAGTTGCTTCATTATCATTAAACTCTAAAAATCAAAAATGGACTTTTACAGGAGGTAAATTCTTTTTAAATCTTGGTTCTGTTGAGCAAGAATACGACCCAAGTGATGTTTACAGATATAGTGTAATTAATAACAATTTGGCCTGTTGGAAAACGGGTATTGGATTTCTTTACTCTTCAGAAAGTGGACAAGATATTGGTATGCAAATGGTAAATGGTGCATTAGATTCTATAGGTAATCAGGTTGCCTTACAATACAATTTATATTGGAATGGTACTTTATTAAAAGATAAAATTGATATCTACGCAAATGTAACTACACTCACTCATTATAAAGAGTATGATTCTCAAGCGTTTTCTAGTGCTATAGGTTTACAATGGTTCTTTACTGATCTTGTTTTGGATACAGATGTAATTGTAGCGAGAAACATGCCTAACCTTTACAAAAATGCAGGGTACCTTTCTGCTCCAATTAAAATCCAATATATGGGTAATAAATTTAGACCTTATATTAAACTAATATATGATGCCGTAAAATTTGACAATGAAAACGATAGACCTACTGTTGTAGACCCAGAAGATGGCTCTCTTGTAACAATTAATAATACTGAGATGCTAACCGGAGAAATTGCTTTAGAGTACTACCCATGGGATCACCATAATATAAGGTTTCATTTAGTGGCTTCTTATGCAAATAGTGCAAATTATAATTTCACAGATGAACTAAACCCAGAATATGATCCAAATTCAAGACATCATTACGTTTCTCAATACCAAATTTTACTTGGTTGTAGGTTTGGTTTCAATATGTTAGACCCTTTAAATAAATAA
- a CDS encoding TonB-dependent receptor — protein sequence MKSIYAFLIIILCCTSIPLKAQTIHQKIYGKVVDKNTRQEVIGVAVWVNTSEKVISCLTDERGNFELNVPIGRHDVFFKLIGYTPYMAKEIIINSAKEYQLNVALTEETTVLNEIEVTYVSSKDETNNTMAFVSGRKFTVEETSRYAGGFDDPARLASSFAGVAGGTGNNGMVVRGNSPKGMLWRVEGVDIPDPNHLSNIIAFGGGSVTALSNHVLDNSDFYTGAFAAEYGNALAGVFDLSLRNGSTDDYAFATQVGINGIDLAAEGPFKKGSDASFLFNYRYSTYALLSPILPPEMGFLGYQDLSFKINIPTSKKGTLSIWGVGGQDTQHRAAESDSSNRTFEEADISFKTNILFGGTGINYQHTINESGYWKTSLSASGNSMFWKEGRLNTENILEERDDFENTQWNLALNSYINYQFGKKHTNRTGFTVKQLHYTIDMNQADDYGEPMYNFASGTGTSYLLQGYTQSQFNLGNHWTLNAGLHLQYFDINKEISFEPRVGARYQINPWHGITLGYGLHSQIEQLHYYMLPVTDNEGTTTYPNNDLGFSKAHHFVIGYDWNISESLRFKSEVFYQHLFNIPVVDGSYFSMQNITNEWYIPFGLENKGTGRNVGIDLTLEQFIKNGFYFLTTASIFDSKYKGGDGIERDAIFNKNYVVNFLAGKEWKVGKEKNNTFSMNGKITFMGGDRKHPLDEEASNATGEIVYDYQNAYGEQYPSNQILSMSFLYQRNKPTHTSLWTFQIINALGNPEYFGYTMTKEGKIEENTDTLVLPNIAYKIIF from the coding sequence ATGAAATCTATTTACGCTTTTCTAATTATCATTCTCTGCTGTACTTCTATACCACTTAAAGCACAAACCATACATCAAAAAATATATGGTAAAGTAGTCGATAAAAATACACGACAAGAAGTAATTGGTGTTGCAGTTTGGGTGAATACCTCAGAGAAAGTAATCTCATGTCTAACAGATGAAAGGGGAAATTTTGAACTTAATGTGCCTATTGGTCGACATGATGTTTTCTTTAAACTGATTGGTTATACTCCTTATATGGCTAAAGAAATTATTATAAACAGTGCTAAAGAATACCAGTTAAATGTTGCCTTAACAGAAGAAACCACTGTACTTAATGAAATAGAAGTCACCTACGTTTCTAGTAAAGATGAAACCAACAATACAATGGCGTTTGTTAGTGGACGAAAGTTTACTGTAGAAGAAACTAGTAGGTATGCAGGTGGTTTTGATGATCCTGCCCGACTGGCTTCTTCATTTGCTGGTGTTGCTGGAGGAACTGGTAATAATGGAATGGTTGTAAGAGGTAACTCTCCAAAAGGTATGCTTTGGAGGGTTGAAGGTGTTGATATTCCAGATCCTAATCACTTATCTAACATCATTGCTTTTGGCGGAGGAAGTGTTACTGCACTAAGTAATCATGTTCTCGATAACTCTGATTTTTATACAGGTGCTTTTGCAGCAGAATATGGTAATGCATTAGCTGGTGTTTTTGATTTGTCATTAAGGAATGGTAGTACAGACGATTATGCTTTTGCCACACAAGTTGGAATTAATGGAATTGATTTAGCTGCAGAAGGTCCGTTTAAAAAAGGTTCTGATGCCTCTTTCCTATTTAATTATAGGTATTCAACTTATGCTTTACTTAGCCCGATCCTACCACCTGAAATGGGCTTTCTAGGGTATCAAGATCTTTCTTTTAAAATAAATATTCCCACCAGTAAAAAAGGTACTTTAAGTATTTGGGGTGTTGGCGGACAAGACACCCAACATAGAGCTGCTGAAAGTGACTCTTCTAATAGAACTTTTGAAGAAGCTGATATTAGTTTTAAAACAAATATACTTTTTGGTGGCACTGGTATTAATTACCAACATACTATTAATGAGAGTGGATATTGGAAAACTTCACTTTCAGCATCAGGTAATAGTATGTTTTGGAAAGAAGGACGATTGAATACTGAAAATATACTTGAAGAAAGAGATGACTTTGAAAATACACAATGGAACCTAGCACTAAATAGTTACATAAATTATCAGTTTGGAAAAAAGCATACCAATAGAACAGGTTTTACAGTTAAGCAATTGCATTATACAATTGATATGAATCAAGCAGATGATTATGGTGAGCCAATGTATAATTTTGCTAGTGGCACAGGAACTAGTTATTTATTACAAGGGTATACGCAATCACAATTTAATCTGGGCAATCATTGGACTTTAAATGCTGGGTTACACCTTCAATATTTTGATATCAATAAAGAAATTTCTTTTGAACCACGTGTTGGTGCACGCTACCAAATTAATCCTTGGCATGGCATAACTTTAGGCTATGGTTTACACAGTCAGATAGAACAGTTGCATTATTATATGCTTCCTGTTACTGATAATGAAGGTACAACCACCTACCCTAATAATGATTTAGGGTTTTCTAAAGCTCATCATTTTGTAATTGGTTACGATTGGAATATTTCCGAATCTTTGCGATTTAAATCCGAAGTTTTCTATCAACACTTATTCAATATACCTGTGGTTGATGGAAGTTATTTCTCTATGCAAAATATTACCAATGAATGGTACATTCCTTTCGGGTTGGAAAATAAAGGAACAGGCAGAAATGTGGGAATTGATTTAACCTTAGAGCAATTTATAAAAAATGGTTTTTACTTTCTTACAACTGCTTCAATTTTTGATTCCAAATATAAAGGCGGCGATGGTATTGAAAGAGATGCTATTTTTAATAAGAACTATGTAGTTAATTTCCTTGCAGGAAAGGAATGGAAAGTGGGTAAAGAGAAAAACAATACTTTTAGTATGAACGGGAAAATAACATTTATGGGAGGCGATAGAAAACATCCTTTAGATGAAGAAGCAAGTAATGCGACTGGTGAAATAGTGTATGATTATCAAAATGCTTATGGAGAACAATACCCCAGTAATCAGATATTAAGTATGAGCTTCCTGTACCAAAGAAATAAACCAACGCATACTTCTTTATGGACTTTCCAAATAATAAATGCATTAGGAAACCCTGAGTATTTTGGATATACCATGACCAAAGAAGGAAAAATAGAAGAAAATACAGATACTTTAGTATTACCTAACATTGCTTATAAAATTATTTTTTAA
- a CDS encoding SGNH/GDSL hydrolase family protein has translation MMSKLLLILFTLISCTPTINTKNLTKGYCEGRVIISSKGIELMWPGSAVTFKIKGKHLDVNLIDDKGENDYSIIIDGEETGFITPSVTMQTYRLFESSTIAEHTITLHKRTDYSRGTTVLSAVNTDGEILPIQPKKKHIEFYGNSITVGYANIDSTGQDNSDFTNNYVAFSALTARYFNAELTCIAKSGIGVMVSWYDLIMPELYDRHNPNDPKSKWDFTQKTPDVLVVNLCQNDYWILGIPNNEFYIKKFGRQAPTPDFIIKAYQDFIISLKNKYPTTPIVCVLGVMNIVEEGSPWPEYIKAAVDNIGDASIHTLILPFLADSAHPNVEEHKKMSEILISYLEDKELL, from the coding sequence ATGATGAGTAAATTACTTCTAATTTTATTTACATTGATAAGTTGTACACCAACAATAAATACAAAAAATTTGACAAAAGGATATTGTGAAGGAAGAGTTATCATTTCTTCGAAAGGAATAGAACTAATGTGGCCTGGTAGTGCTGTAACATTTAAAATAAAAGGTAAACATTTAGATGTTAATTTAATAGACGATAAAGGTGAAAATGATTATTCTATCATAATTGATGGTGAAGAAACGGGTTTTATTACGCCTTCTGTTACAATGCAAACTTACCGTTTATTTGAATCTTCAACTATAGCAGAACATACAATTACATTACATAAAAGAACAGATTATTCAAGAGGAACAACTGTTCTTTCTGCTGTCAATACAGATGGAGAAATATTGCCTATTCAGCCGAAGAAAAAACATATAGAATTTTATGGTAACTCAATAACTGTTGGATATGCAAACATAGACAGTACAGGGCAAGATAATTCTGACTTTACCAATAATTATGTGGCATTCTCTGCATTAACTGCAAGATATTTTAATGCAGAATTAACTTGTATTGCTAAAAGTGGAATAGGTGTTATGGTGAGTTGGTATGATCTGATAATGCCAGAATTATACGATAGGCACAATCCCAATGATCCAAAGAGTAAATGGGATTTTACACAAAAAACACCTGATGTATTAGTGGTAAATCTCTGTCAAAATGACTACTGGATTTTAGGTATACCTAATAATGAGTTCTATATCAAGAAGTTTGGAAGACAAGCACCAACCCCTGATTTTATAATAAAGGCTTATCAAGATTTTATTATCTCTTTAAAAAATAAATACCCTACAACTCCAATTGTTTGTGTTTTAGGTGTTATGAATATTGTTGAGGAAGGGTCGCCTTGGCCAGAATATATAAAAGCAGCAGTAGATAACATTGGAGATGCATCCATTCATACTTTGATATTGCCTTTCCTTGCAGATAGTGCTCATCCTAATGTAGAAGAGCATAAAAAGATGTCTGAAATTTTGATTTCGTATTTAGAAGATAAGGAGTTATTGTAG
- a CDS encoding carbonic anhydrase — protein sequence MTQSQIIDSLVAGNEKFVADKAEGGLRNETRRNELVTGQNPDTIVLSCADSRVVPELAFDKGLGELFVVRVAGNIANTDSIASIEYAVAHLGSQVIVVLGHQSCGAVTAAVNGGDNGYNLNHLLCQITPAVEASEKGADVNDVVKKNAELNAEELTKRSNIIADAVNSGKVKVVPAYYNLDSGKVDFL from the coding sequence ATGACACAATCACAAATTATTGATAGCCTTGTAGCTGGAAATGAGAAATTTGTTGCTGATAAAGCAGAAGGCGGTTTAAGAAATGAGACAAGAAGAAACGAACTTGTAACTGGACAAAACCCTGACACAATTGTGTTAAGCTGTGCAGATAGTAGAGTTGTTCCAGAACTTGCTTTTGATAAAGGTTTAGGTGAATTGTTTGTTGTACGTGTTGCAGGTAATATTGCAAATACAGACAGCATCGCATCAATTGAATATGCTGTAGCTCACCTTGGTTCTCAAGTAATTGTTGTTTTAGGTCATCAAAGTTGTGGTGCAGTAACTGCTGCTGTAAATGGTGGAGATAACGGTTACAACCTAAATCACTTATTATGTCAGATTACTCCAGCTGTTGAGGCTTCTGAAAAAGGTGCTGACGTAAACGATGTAGTGAAAAAGAATGCAGAATTAAATGCAGAAGAGTTAACAAAGAGATCTAACATCATTGCTGACGCTGTTAATAGCGGAAAAGTAAAAGTTGTACCTGCATACTACAACCTTGATTCTGGTAAAGTAGATTTCTTATAG
- a CDS encoding LuxR C-terminal-related transcriptional regulator: MNTILQKHTEIAKQIEKIQSSCITIFDFTKREHVFVSDNFAPLLGWDIDQAFGKAENYIDKKVHPEDIAKLEKMSFFFINIFNEFDDKEEVKNYKYLTEYRIKNSQDKYVWVTEQHTVVELTDQNEMWLVLGILDLSPSNHQHKTCNALLTNIKTGDVTIFPEEKPSIILSKREIQVLEEISKGYVSKQIADRLNISINTVNTHRQKIIDKMEVNNTTEAVQRATEVNLFN; this comes from the coding sequence ATGAATACTATCTTACAAAAACACACTGAAATAGCTAAACAAATTGAAAAAATTCAGAGTAGTTGTATCACAATATTTGATTTTACAAAAAGGGAACATGTTTTTGTTTCAGATAATTTTGCTCCGTTATTAGGTTGGGATATTGATCAAGCTTTTGGGAAAGCAGAAAACTATATAGATAAAAAAGTACATCCAGAGGATATCGCTAAACTTGAAAAAATGTCTTTCTTTTTCATTAATATTTTTAATGAATTTGATGATAAAGAAGAAGTGAAAAATTACAAGTATCTCACCGAATATCGAATAAAAAATAGTCAAGATAAATATGTTTGGGTAACAGAACAACATACTGTTGTAGAGCTAACAGATCAGAACGAAATGTGGCTCGTTTTGGGTATTCTTGATTTATCTCCTTCTAATCATCAGCACAAAACATGTAATGCATTGCTTACCAATATTAAAACGGGTGATGTCACAATCTTCCCCGAAGAAAAACCGTCAATTATTCTTTCTAAAAGAGAAATTCAAGTGTTAGAAGAAATAAGTAAGGGATATGTAAGTAAGCAAATTGCAGACAGGTTGAACATCAGTATAAATACAGTAAATACACATCGTCAAAAAATAATAGACAAGATGGAGGTGAACAACACAACAGAAGCTGTACAAAGAGCAACTGAGGTTAATTTATTTAATTAA
- a CDS encoding TonB-dependent receptor plug domain-containing protein: protein MKFLINRMVQIVIICTISCSFSFAQDSLKTVYLGEVIISSDTITDQDYQLTADQLLEANRKLNVAKRGNFAWEPVIDGFTDGQITVAIDGMRVFGGCTDKMDPATSYLEPVNLQKLQVLHAADAQQYGTSLGGAINAEMRYPTLGNPLSLGVQTAYSSNTNGTDTNVFLEKSYKKIGFRYSGAYRQHQSYTDGNGNLVPHTQYRKQNHTFTTLFQQNESTQWTGLFMFDEGRDIGYPALPMDVSSATAYMGNLGFKKKFNDSFFSTLTAKVYYNSITHIMDDTQRENVAMHMDMPGKSQTGGVWTTLEHTSSKHQFKLKGDVYINTLFADMTMYSPTGGVNMYLQTWGDIQRNSAAIFIEDVWQLDPRLKWKNSLRLEAVSTNLTSDLARMQFEILGYSINGPESDLGGDFSSLFLYQLDKKWSASFGGSYTQRFGTASELYGFYLFNARDQYDYIGNPNLENEKATSFTFDLNYKKGVWNVGARARKTYIKDYIVGIVDENLDAMTPGALGVKEYQNVDNAQSSHFELYGSTKFTNWLGYRLSAVVENGYIDALHSPMPYMRPFTLKQDVRVLIKKVTIGGQYEYSSGMSSPSTILGEAETSSYHLVNLYVDYNLPLRKGNLQFDIAINNVFNTYYIDPFAWNSIPNMGRNIKAGINYKF from the coding sequence ATGAAATTTCTTATCAACAGAATGGTGCAGATAGTTATTATCTGCACCATAAGCTGTTCATTTTCTTTTGCACAAGATTCTTTAAAAACGGTTTATCTTGGTGAGGTTATTATTTCTAGTGATACAATAACCGATCAAGATTATCAATTAACTGCGGATCAGTTATTAGAAGCAAATAGGAAATTGAACGTTGCAAAGCGTGGTAATTTTGCATGGGAACCTGTTATTGATGGTTTTACAGATGGTCAGATTACCGTTGCAATTGATGGTATGAGAGTATTTGGTGGTTGTACCGATAAAATGGATCCTGCAACTTCATATTTAGAACCCGTTAATTTACAAAAACTGCAAGTTTTACATGCTGCCGATGCTCAACAATATGGCACATCTCTAGGTGGAGCAATTAATGCAGAAATGCGTTATCCTACACTTGGTAATCCATTAAGTTTAGGTGTACAAACAGCGTATAGTAGTAATACTAATGGGACTGATACGAATGTTTTTTTAGAGAAATCGTATAAGAAAATTGGTTTTAGATATTCTGGAGCCTACCGTCAGCATCAAAGCTATACAGATGGAAATGGAAATCTAGTACCTCACACACAATACCGTAAACAAAACCATACTTTTACCACATTATTTCAGCAGAATGAATCTACTCAATGGACAGGTTTATTTATGTTTGATGAGGGGAGAGATATAGGTTACCCAGCACTACCAATGGATGTGAGTTCAGCAACGGCTTATATGGGAAATTTGGGTTTTAAAAAGAAATTCAATGATTCTTTCTTTAGTACATTGACAGCAAAAGTGTATTACAACTCCATTACTCATATAATGGATGATACGCAGAGAGAGAATGTAGCGATGCATATGGATATGCCTGGTAAAAGTCAAACAGGAGGAGTTTGGACAACTTTAGAACATACATCTTCTAAACATCAATTTAAATTAAAGGGAGATGTTTATATAAATACTTTGTTTGCAGACATGACCATGTACTCTCCAACAGGAGGAGTAAATATGTATTTACAAACTTGGGGTGATATTCAAAGAAATTCAGCTGCAATTTTTATTGAAGATGTATGGCAATTAGACCCTAGATTAAAATGGAAAAATAGCCTTAGATTAGAAGCTGTATCTACAAATTTAACAAGTGATTTAGCACGCATGCAATTCGAAATATTAGGGTATTCTATTAATGGTCCTGAAAGTGATCTTGGTGGAGATTTCTCTTCTCTATTTCTGTATCAATTGGATAAAAAATGGTCAGCATCATTTGGTGGGTCTTACACTCAAAGATTCGGAACAGCGTCAGAATTGTATGGTTTCTATTTATTTAATGCTAGAGATCAGTATGATTATATTGGAAATCCAAACCTAGAAAATGAAAAAGCAACATCTTTCACCTTTGATTTAAATTACAAAAAAGGTGTTTGGAATGTAGGAGCAAGGGCAAGGAAAACGTATATCAAAGATTATATTGTTGGGATCGTAGATGAAAATCTAGATGCCATGACTCCAGGAGCTTTAGGTGTAAAAGAATATCAAAATGTTGATAATGCACAATCTTCTCACTTTGAATTGTACGGTTCTACTAAATTTACCAATTGGCTAGGTTATAGATTATCTGCAGTTGTAGAAAATGGCTACATAGATGCTTTACATTCTCCAATGCCGTATATGCGTCCTTTTACTTTAAAGCAAGATGTTAGGGTTTTAATTAAAAAAGTTACAATAGGTGGGCAATATGAATATTCTTCTGGCATGAGTTCTCCTAGTACAATTTTAGGTGAAGCAGAAACTTCCTCTTATCATTTAGTAAATTTATATGTTGATTATAATTTACCATTAAGAAAAGGGAATCTTCAATTTGATATTGCAATTAATAATGTATTCAATACTTATTATATAGATCCTTTTGCATGGAATTCAATTCCAAACATGGGTAGAAATATTAAAGCAGGAATAAATTATAAGTTTTAA
- a CDS encoding heme NO-binding domain-containing protein codes for MYGIVNKAIEGLVTENFGAENWKKIREKSGVEIEVFSGNELYDDKITFDLAIAASEVLNLPLEDVLIAFGKYWVLTTAKKHYGSLMDTGGNTLREFFVNLPNFHSRVMLLYPNIQPPEFDVEEVGEKELKLKYFSKREGLTFFVHGLILGLGEAFDMVVETELIQGRKDGLKYDEFLVKW; via the coding sequence ATGTACGGTATTGTTAATAAAGCTATTGAAGGATTAGTAACTGAGAATTTTGGAGCTGAAAATTGGAAAAAAATTAGAGAAAAAAGCGGTGTAGAAATTGAAGTCTTTTCAGGTAACGAACTTTATGATGATAAGATAACTTTTGATCTTGCTATTGCCGCATCAGAAGTATTAAACTTACCGTTAGAAGATGTATTAATTGCTTTTGGTAAATATTGGGTATTGACAACCGCTAAAAAGCATTATGGATCTTTAATGGATACAGGAGGAAATACGTTAAGAGAGTTTTTTGTAAACCTCCCTAACTTTCATAGTAGAGTAATGCTTTTGTACCCTAATATTCAGCCACCAGAGTTTGATGTGGAAGAAGTAGGAGAAAAAGAATTAAAGCTAAAGTATTTCTCTAAAAGAGAAGGGCTTACATTTTTTGTTCATGGTTTAATCTTAGGTCTCGGAGAGGCGTTTGATATGGTAGTAGAAACTGAATTGATCCAAGGAAGAAAAGATGGTTTAAAATATGATGAATTCTTAGTTAAATGGTAA
- a CDS encoding DMT family transporter, producing the protein MKIEHLLYISLALAAGALMPLQSNLNAKVGSTLGSPFLGTIINFMGGTLLTLFIILVIARPQLPTKELLQQLPPYYYLGGILGVVFVTTSLFLVPRIGALNVFASIIAGQIVASLLFDQFGWMGVPIRPITLQKLLGVLLLGSGLFLILRDNN; encoded by the coding sequence ATGAAAATAGAACATCTTTTATATATAAGTCTTGCGTTGGCAGCCGGTGCGTTGATGCCTTTGCAAAGTAATCTAAACGCAAAAGTGGGATCAACTTTAGGGTCCCCTTTCCTAGGTACTATTATTAATTTTATGGGAGGCACACTGCTTACTCTTTTTATTATTTTAGTTATAGCACGACCGCAGTTGCCTACAAAAGAGTTGTTACAACAACTTCCTCCATATTACTACCTCGGTGGTATTCTAGGGGTCGTGTTTGTAACAACTTCTTTATTTTTAGTACCTCGTATTGGTGCATTAAATGTGTTTGCATCAATAATTGCAGGTCAAATTGTCGCTTCTCTTTTGTTCGATCAATTTGGGTGGATGGGTGTTCCTATTCGTCCAATCACATTACAAAAATTATTAGGTGTCTTATTATTAGGCTCAGGCTTATTTCTTATCCTAAGAGATAATAATTAA